In one Nocardia tengchongensis genomic region, the following are encoded:
- a CDS encoding VOC family protein, whose protein sequence is MRLGLTVPDIDAAIEAVRQLNSDIRAHDDSSAIVVDPDGNSIELRD, encoded by the coding sequence GTGCGGCTCGGATTGACGGTGCCCGATATCGATGCGGCGATCGAGGCTGTGCGGCAATTGAATTCGGATATTCGAGCGCACGATGATTCGTCGGCGATTGTCGTCGACCCGGACGGCAATTCGATCGAGCTGCGTGACTGA
- a CDS encoding GTP-binding protein, with product MATKAIDPQSIRNVTLIGDPADTTRLLHRLHHGSGHPGPQLHWSTDRADHTIRVAELSSHAPIPTLQRAIRVADSVITVVDAAGANSPRLETILQIADDHQVARLCLIEGLDHPAANFPRCLRIIADIRGATPLTLQLPLGTGPTFEGVIDLLPMWALEPLAAEIYGPHWQSAERGFDLLVKTLMPQPSGDPTPSLRDIPLDTLHHRIRALTRIGDIVPILCGAASRSNDIAPLLDAIVRYLPSPMDVCQPEHALDY from the coding sequence GCGACCCCGCCGACACCACCCGACTGCTGCACCGCCTGCACCACGGCTCCGGCCACCCCGGCCCCCAGCTGCACTGGTCCACCGACCGCGCCGATCACACGATCCGCGTCGCCGAACTGTCCAGCCACGCCCCCATCCCGACACTGCAACGCGCCATCCGGGTCGCAGACAGCGTCATCACGGTCGTCGACGCCGCCGGAGCCAACTCCCCGCGCCTGGAAACCATCCTCCAAATAGCCGACGACCACCAGGTCGCCCGCCTCTGCCTCATCGAAGGCCTCGACCACCCCGCCGCCAACTTCCCCCGCTGCCTGCGCATCATCGCCGACATCCGCGGCGCGACCCCCCTCACCCTCCAACTCCCCCTCGGCACCGGCCCCACCTTCGAAGGCGTCATCGACCTCCTCCCCATGTGGGCCCTGGAACCACTGGCCGCCGAAATCTACGGCCCCCACTGGCAATCCGCCGAACGCGGCTTCGACCTCCTCGTGAAAACCCTGATGCCGCAGCCCTCCGGCGACCCGACCCCGTCCCTGCGCGACATCCCCCTCGACACCCTGCACCACCGCATCCGAGCCCTCACCCGCATCGGCGACATCGTCCCCATCCTGTGCGGCGCAGCCTCCCGCAGCAACGACATCGCGCCACTACTGGACGCGATCGTCCGGTACCTCCCGTCCCCGATGGATGTCTGCCAACCGGAGCACGCGCTCGACTACTGA